In [Phormidium] sp. ETS-05, the genomic window GCTAAAGACGTTGAACCTCCATTGAGCTGTGATATTTCCTTTTCGGCGACGCACTATCCCAACCCAACCGATAATTCCCAGTTGGCATCTCGCCTGGGAAGGCGATGCACCCCATCAGCCTGATGCTCTGGTGGTGGCGGGAGCTGTACCAGAAGTAAGTCCGGGAGGACGGTTTACTGTGGTGGGGGATATATGGTTGACCAATGAAGGGTCATTGCTGCAGCGGTTAGGGATGAAAACGGCGGCTAACTCCTGGCAGTTGGTGGCGCAACTGTGGGAGCGGTGGGGAACCGACTGCATTGGGATGCTGGAGGGGGCATTTGCGCTGGCAGTGTGGGACCGGGAGGAGGGGAAACTGTGGCTGGGACGCGATCGGGTGGGCGCCCGTACCCTATACTACACCACCACCGGCCCACTACAGCGAGTTGCCCCGCGCCTAAGTACCCTCAACCCCTATCATGCCAAAGAATTAGACTTAATTGCCCTGCGGGACTATCTCTCCTGCGCCTTCGTTCCTGGGGAAAGAACGATGTGGGAACAAGTGCGGGAGTTGCCACCAGGGACATTGATGTGTTTAGGAGTAGATAAGGAACCTCAACCCTATTGGCAGCTCCGAGTAGATATCCAAAATACCACAGTTAGTTTAGCACAATACGCGACACAATTGCGGTTACTTTTAGAGCAAATTGTTAGGGAATCTTTGCCAGGGGATGAACCGGTAGGGGCTTATTTATCTGGCGGGTTAGATTCTAGCTGTGTCACCGCGATCGTCTCTCAATTACACCGCCACCCCCTCCATACTTACTCGATTCATTTTGGCCCCGACTGTCCCCATGAATTAGAATTTTCTAGCTTAGTCGCCTCCCATTGTGGCACCGAACACCATATTATAGAAATCACGCCGCAGCAGATGTGGGAATTGCTCCCCATCACGATGGCCAATTTAGATGACCCGATCGGCGACCCCCTCACCGTCCCCAACTACATCATGGGACAAATCGCAAGGCAAAACGTCAGCGTCATTTTCAACGGCGAAGGCGGCGACCCCTGTTTTGCCGGACCAAAAAACAAACCCATGCTATTAGATGCGCTCTACAGCCAAATTACCACAGAAGGCAGGGAACAGCAAAAAGTAGAGGCTTACCTCAATTCCTTTCAGAAATGCTTTGCCGACTTGCCCCAATTACTCCAGCCAGATATTTGGGCAGCAGTGCAAACAGAACCCTCCCTATTTGCCCCATATCTGAACGCCACCGATACCAGCTATCTCAATCGCCTGATGTTACTTAATATCCGATATAAAGGTGCCGACCAAATCCTCACCAAAGTCAATAATATGACTCGTACCGCCATGTTAGAGGCACGTTCCCCCTTATTCGACCAGCGGATAGTAGAACTTAGCTTGCAAATTCCGCCCCAATATAAACTGGCTGGAGCCGATGAAAAAGCTGTGTTAAAACAAGCGGTAGCCGATTTACTGCCCGAGGCTATTTTAACCAGACCCAAAAGTGGCATGATGGTGCCGGTTAACCTGTGGTTTGCCAGGGAATGGCTGCGGCGGAGTCGGTCATTGCTGTTAAATAAAAAAGCTGCCATTGCCCCTTATTTAGACCAAAAAGTAATCAAAAATTGGTTGGAATATCGGGGCGATACCTGGCGGCGTTACGGCGTCAAGCTCTGGTTACTAACCAGCTTAGAAATCTGGCTACAAGTCAATGGGAAATAGTCATTAGGTTTGTAGTTGGCGTAAGCCAAACTCCTCTGGGCTAAAGCCCAACTACGAACCTTGACCATCAACCGAAATTATCATCAGCCAGTAAAAAGCCGACGCCAGTAGTGACAGTCCAAGCACTGCCATCGCCATCAATGATACCGACTGAGCCATCTTGAGGGAGCATATTCTGACTCTTGATAATGCCTTGGGATACTACTTGCAGCAGCTTTCTGGGACTGAAAACCTCTAACTCGACATAATAACCGGATTCCAACCAGGCTATTTCCTCTGGCTGATACTTTTGTTTCACCGGTGCGGGGAGTTGTTTGGCTTCGGCGGCTGATTCGGGGGATTTGTGCAGGAAAATCTGGGAATTTTTCATAATGTGGCGGGGCAGCAATCCCAAATCGTAAATAGCGACTTGGCTGCTGAGGAACCAGTTGGGACTGGTTTGCAGTTCGTAAACCAAACTAACGCCTTTAGGAGTGGCATCGTGAAGCGCATAAACTTTTAGGTCTGGGTTGCGGCGGAGCATTTCCATTACGGTGGTGAAAATGCTTTGGGGATAACCGTTGAAGCTGAGGACGGCGCAGTTGTTTTCAAAGTGGAAGTTGTTGGCGATGAGCATCTGGGCGATTTCTGGTCGATCGCACACCACCAACCGGTCAAAACTGTAATCTCTCAGTTCTTCACGCACTGGCGCTTCTTCTTGTGCTAAGCTCAGGGGTGGTAATATTTTCCCCATCGTTCTGTTTAGTTCAGTCCACCGACGAATCCACCCTTGTAACTGACTGCGCGATACCACAAAAGATTGGGCTTTTGGTTGTTTTGATGTCACCAGGAAAAATCGGATCCCAATTATCCCCACAACCGCATAACCGGCGAACAGTTGTTTTGAGTTGACCCAAATAATCACACCCAAAGCCACACCGACGGCTAGGAGGAGAAACTTGCCTAATTTTTGGATGTTTTTTGATTTTTGTCCCAGCCTACTGTTAATTAAGTATAAAAGCTGCTCTTCGGTGTAATAAAGAGTTTTACTATCAGAGATATGAGCAATAAACTTCTCAAAAAGCGAGTCAGTAATGGGAACTTTTCCCATATGGCTGGTATCAAAAGCGAATGGCTGTTGACAACGCTTGCAGCGTCCTTTATTGGCATTCCGCTCTTTTAGAGTATTCTTGGTTCCACAAACAACACATTTCATAATGCCCCCTCAAACCTATTCTAATACTTGGTTGCTCAATAAAACGCTGTAATCTTCCCGCTTTCTCATCAAGCGATGCTGGCCATTGGCAGTAATTAAAACTTCCGCAGGGCGAGGACGGTGCAGGAAATGGGAAGACATGGCATAACCGTAAGCACCGGTATCTAAAATAGCGATAATGTCCCCCTCTTGTAAAGCTGGCAGTAGGCAATTCCGCCCTAAATAATCACGGGAATAGGTGGTATTGCCACACACATCTGTAGGATAAACGATTCCCCCCTCTCTTGAACTGGGAGGGGGTGACGGCTTTAGCACCTGATGGTGTTCTCTCCCAAGTGACGATTTCCCGGTAGCCGCCGTGAACCGATGGCACGGATAAATTCGCCACTGTGGTATCTACGCCTAAGATTTGCTTGTCCTCTTGCCACTTCACTGCCACCACTGTGGCGAGAATGCAGCCGCAACCTGCCACAGCGGCTCTCCCCGGTTCTATAATCAATGTTTTGGACTGGGGTAGCTTTTGCAGTGCTGCAGTTAATTCAGCACCAAAGTTTTCCCAGTTAAAAGCAACACGATCGTGGTGATAAGGATAGCCGAAACCGCCGCCAAAATCCAAATATTCCCAATCGGGCAACAATTGGCAGATAGCCAGAAGCTGCTCAATCACTTGGGTAAATGCAACGGTGGCATTGGTGCCAGTACCCCGATAAAAATGGAGTCCTTCTAAGCGTAAACCAGCTTGGCGAGCAATGTTCGCTGCCGCCGGAAATTCATCGGGACGGACGCCAATGCGGCTATCACCAGTAATTTCCGGCAAGTTCAGGCGCAATCCTAATTTTAGGTCGCTGATTATCTTATCAGTTTTACTGGCCACATTGGCAAATAGTTGCAGTTGGGAAATGCTATCTAAATTAAACTTGCTCACGCCCCAGTCCAGCAACTGTTGCATTTCGCCATAATTGAGGTTGCTGCCGGTGTAAACTATTTGTTTAGGGTCAAATCCTGCTTTTAGTCCCAGGTAAACGTCTCCGGGGGTGTTGGCGTGGAGTCCCCAACCGCAGTTCTGAAAAATCTGCATTAAAGGGATGCTGCCATTGGTGACACAGGCAAAGTGAAACTGCGTTCGCTCATAGGGAATGGATTTGGTAATCCGAGCGATCGTCTCTCGCAAGATGGCTTCCTGATATACATAGAGGGGGGATCCGTATGTATTGAGTAATGAGCGGGCTACCTCTTGGGCAAACGGGGTTTTTGTCATTTTTCCTTTGTCCTAAGTCCAATGTCCAATGTCCTTTGTCGGAGAAACCAACAGCCTCCCTTTGTCTAGGTACGAGACCTCTCGTTTCAGAAACCCGTTTTCTGTCGGAGCAATGACAAATGACCAATAACCAATGACAAGGGGGATGCTTGTGCTGCTGGTTCGCCAAAAACTTCGGTGCGCCACAGTTGCCACATCAGGAGTAACCAGAGGATTTCCCCGATGCGGCGACTGTAGATGTTACCACCAAACTTACCCTGCAGAGTTTGCATCAGGAGGTCAGGATTGAACCTGCCTTCAGCGCGCAACACCTCGGGATTGAGCCAGCGATAGACTTCTGGCCACATTTTATTTAAACACCAATGGGTGAGGGGGACACCCATCCCCCGTTTTTGTCGCCAGATAATTTCTGGGGGAAGCCAAGATTCAGCGGCGAGTTTGAGGATGTACTTTTCGCAGGAACCACGTAGGAACAGGTCGCCGGTAAGTTGGAATTGATATTCAGCCAGGGGTAAGTGACAAAAGGGCGATCGCACATCCAAACCCCACCACCGCCCCAAAGCCGTCGCCCGAGGATGAATATTTTGCGCCCCTTTCAACATCAAAGTTGCTCGGCGCAACCGGTGCAACAGTCCCTCAGAAAACGACGGGTCCAACGCCTCTTGCAACCAATCTCCCGGGTCAATATCTGCCAAGACCGCCTGGACCCGTTCCGGAAATACTGCCGCCTCATAACCCGCAAGGCGGTGAAACGTGCGCAGGTATTGCTCGGTAAAATTCCCCTTGTCTTCGGGATGTTCTTGGCTATAAATCCCCGCCGCAATCATCGGTTTATTTGTCCAACCAGCAAACAGTTGGTCGCCGCCTTCCCCATTAAAAACTACGGAAGTGTCTTGCGCCGCCGCTTCTGAGAGTAAGTATAAAGGTACTGTCACCCCATCACCAAAAGGCATATCCAGAGCCTGGGCTGTCGCCGCCATTGCCTTGCGAACCCGCTTTGGCGTCACGGGTACTTTCACCAACGGAATTTTTAACCAGTTCGCCACTTGTTCCGCATAGGGCCACTCCGGCTCACAGTCGGAACCAAAATCTAGGGTATAACCCCGCACTTGCACTCTCATCCGCACGAGCAAGGCGGCGACTACGGAAGAATCCAACCCCCCAGACAGGAACACCCCCACCGGTTCTGAGGGTAAATGGCCAATTTGAGAGCCAATAGCCTCCTCTAAGAGCCCTTGCAACCGGGTAACGGCTTCGGTTTCATCCCTCACCTGTTGCGGTTGAGAACGCCATTGATATTGATTTCTCGACTCTGTTAATCCCGAATCTGTAAATTGCCATACTATTTCCGTTCCCGCCGGTACGTTATACACCTCCGCCACTGGCGTCAAAGGGGTAGGAACGTAAGAGAAGCAGGTATAACCATAAAAACCGGGAATGCTAATATCCCGTTGTGGTTTCACCGCTAGGAGCGTTTGCAGTCGGGAAGCAAACCAAATGACATTTCCCTCCCGAGTCCAGTACAGAGGAACCCGCCCAAAGGGTTCTCGCCCTAAAATTAGGGTGTCCTCCCTTACCTCTACCCAGGCATCTTTGGCTTCGGGCAACCCAGAGGCAGAAAGGGTCGCTAATAACCTCGCTCCCACGGGTGGAACGGGGGCGGAGGGGAGGAATGTTAATCCCCAAACTCCCCGCACTCCCCACAGTCCCCCTTTAACCTCCCCCTTGGGGGCAATTTGCCGCAGTCGTGAGGCAAGTTCCGGGGTGCCATGACCCCAATAACCGATAAAGTCATTTGTCCTGCAGTCATTTGTCATTTGTCATTTGTCATTTGTCCAAGAGTCCTTTGTCCCCCAGGGGTTTCTGCGGAGAATCTCCATCCGGGTAAGAGATATCTCGTTTAGAAACCCGGTTTCTTATCCAAGTGACAAGTGACAAGCGGACTTGCGGACAAGTGACTAAGGACAAGTGACACCCCTCGTTTGTGATTCACTTGACGATAAAGGTTTCAGAGCTGATTAGCCTTTCTCCTCCTAGTAAGCGTACCTCCCATTGGCCTACTTGCGCCCCAGTGGGGAAACGATAACGGCAGTAGGTGGGCCATACGGGTTTATCGATTTCCTTGGTTTCATAGCGGTTTTGGTGGGCAACTTGCCCCGTGGGGTCAAGCCAATCGCAACGGAGAGATAATTTTCTCCCCAGTGGGGCGTTTTGTAAGGTGACGTGATAGTAAACTTCGGGACTATCTTGCCTGTTGATTTCCCGGATGTTGCGGCTCTTTTCTACTGCTAGGCTGAGGCTGTCTTCATAGCTGGATATACCCGCTATCTGTTGGTTGGCGCTATACATCCACAAGCCGCCGCCAGCTAAGATTACCACTAAACCGGCGATCGCTCCCACACTAAGCCACACATATCGCCGCTTCTGTTGGGCTAATGCTGCGCGCTGCTGTACTTGTACCAGAGCCTCATCGAGCAAATCATCTGGCAAATTCAGCTCCCGCAAAATCTCCTGCACTTGTTCTCGGTTCAGTTCTTCTTGACGATTTTGGTGGAGGCGTTCCACCTCCGCAACTACTTGCTCTAGTTGGTAGCCATTTAGTTTTTGGTTCATTTCCCTGGCTCCATATTCTTTTGTTCTTTGTTCTTTGTCCTTTGTCCTTTGTCCTTTGTCCTTTGTCCTTTGTCCTTTGTCCTTTGTCCTTTGTCCTTTGTCCTTTGTCCAATGTCCTTAGACAAGAGACAAGGGACAAGGGACAAGGGACAAGGGACTAATGACTAATGAGAATATTCTCCTGAAATGTCACTCTACAAAAATCCGAATAAATTGCCGGTAAACCAAGCATACAAAAGAAAAAACAGCCATCCTTCCCACTGGGTGACTTGTTTATCTTGGGTGACGAAGAAAAATAAGAGCGTCGCCACTAACATCACCGGGACGCTGAGCTGCAAAAGGTTGGCAGGCAGGGTCAAAGGTCCAATTAATGCGGGGATTCCCATCACCATCAAGGCGTTAAAAATATTGGAGCCCAGAACGTTGCCCACGGCAATTTCTGGGTTGCCTTTTTTGGCGGCACTGACGCTCACGATTAATTCGGGCAAAGATGTCCCTACGGCAACGGCGGTGACGGCAATCAGTTCTTTGCCAATATTGATAATTTCTGAGATTTTCGTAATCGATTCAATGGTATAATCGGCGCCAAAAAACAGGAAAATGGCGCTGACGGCAACGATAATTATCTGGTTGACAAGAGACCCTTTTGGTTTTTTATTACTTTCTGATGATTCTGCTTCTGATTCGCTGCCATCGGTGCTGCTGATGGTGTATAATAAATATACCAGATAGCAGGCAATGCATATCAGAGCTTCGCCGATGGTAAATTTACCGTCATAAACTGTTAATGCCAGCACAAAGGCTGAGCCAACAAAAAGGGGTAAATCTACGTGAATTAATTCATAATAGATATCCATTTTTTTGCTGATGACCGAGGCGAGGCCGATAATCAGAAAGATGTTGGCGATGTTGGAACCGACTACGTTACCCAGGACGATTTCCGATGAGTTTTGCTGAACGGCAATAATGGATGATACCAGTTCCGGCAAGGATGTGCCTACGGCTACAATGGTGACGCCAATAATAAAGGATGGCATTCCTAAGAGTAAACCGATTTTTTCGGCGGCTTCGGTAAAGTAATCTGATGATTTAACGAGAACTGCCAAGCTGACGATGAAAACGCCAATCCAAATTAATAATTCCATGATGGTTTTTGGTATGGTTATTAGTTGGTCATTTGTCCTTTGTCCTTTGTCCTTTGTCCTTTGTCATTTGTCTTTTGTCATTTGTCCTGCAGTCATTTGTCCTTTGTCCTTTGTCCTTTGTCCTTTGTCATTTGTCCTGCAGTCATTTGTCCTTTGTCCTTTGTCCTTTGTCCTTTGTCATTTGTCCTGCAGTCATTTGTCCTTTGTCATTTGTCCTTTGACAATTGATAGTTGACAATTGATAGTTGACAATTGATAGTTGATAGTTGTCAATTGTTCTTTGGTAACAAGTGACAAGTGACAAGGGACAAGGGACAAGGGACAAATGACAAATGACCAATGACTAACCTAGAGGTTGTCAATGGGGACTGGGGGTAAATCGTCGGCGGGTTGAAATCCAAAGACGCGGGAGTAGAAGTAAAACTCGCCTTCGAGAGCGCGTTTGATGTTTTCGGCCCGCCGGAAACCGTGTTGCTCGCCGGGAATGGGGATGTAGGCGACGGGCAAGCCTTTGGCTTTGAGGGATTCTACCATCTTTTCGGTTTGGTTGGGGGGCACTACTTTGTCCTCGAGACCTTGAAAGAAGATGACGGGACAGGAGAGACTGGCGCAATGGTGAATGGGCGATCGCTCTAGATACAAGTCTCGCCGATCGGGATACGGACCGATGAGGCGGTCCAAATAGCGCGCCTCAAATTTATGGGTATCTCGAGCCAAAGCCTCTAAATCGCTGACCCCATAATAACTGGCTCCGGCTTTAAACACATCGCGGAAGGTGAGGGCGCACAGTGTGGTGTAACCCCCCGCACTAC contains:
- a CDS encoding asparagine synthetase B, encoding MIFPFRRRTIPTQPIIPSWHLAWEGDAPHQPDALVVAGAVPEVSPGGRFTVVGDIWLTNEGSLLQRLGMKTAANSWQLVAQLWERWGTDCIGMLEGAFALAVWDREEGKLWLGRDRVGARTLYYTTTGPLQRVAPRLSTLNPYHAKELDLIALRDYLSCAFVPGERTMWEQVRELPPGTLMCLGVDKEPQPYWQLRVDIQNTTVSLAQYATQLRLLLEQIVRESLPGDEPVGAYLSGGLDSSCVTAIVSQLHRHPLHTYSIHFGPDCPHELEFSSLVASHCGTEHHIIEITPQQMWELLPITMANLDDPIGDPLTVPNYIMGQIARQNVSVIFNGEGGDPCFAGPKNKPMLLDALYSQITTEGREQQKVEAYLNSFQKCFADLPQLLQPDIWAAVQTEPSLFAPYLNATDTSYLNRLMLLNIRYKGADQILTKVNNMTRTAMLEARSPLFDQRIVELSLQIPPQYKLAGADEKAVLKQAVADLLPEAILTRPKSGMMVPVNLWFAREWLRRSRSLLLNKKAAIAPYLDQKVIKNWLEYRGDTWRRYGVKLWLLTSLEIWLQVNGK
- a CDS encoding decarboxylase; its protein translation is MTKTPFAQEVARSLLNTYGSPLYVYQEAILRETIARITKSIPYERTQFHFACVTNGSIPLMQIFQNCGWGLHANTPGDVYLGLKAGFDPKQIVYTGSNLNYGEMQQLLDWGVSKFNLDSISQLQLFANVASKTDKIISDLKLGLRLNLPEITGDSRIGVRPDEFPAAANIARQAGLRLEGLHFYRGTGTNATVAFTQVIEQLLAICQLLPDWEYLDFGGGFGYPYHHDRVAFNWENFGAELTAALQKLPQSKTLIIEPGRAAVAGCGCILATVVAVKWQEDKQILGVDTTVANLSVPSVHGGYREIVTWERTPSGAKAVTPSQFKRGGNRLSYRCVWQYHLFP
- a CDS encoding asparagine synthetase B, which produces MTNDCRTNDFIGYWGHGTPELASRLRQIAPKGEVKGGLWGVRGVWGLTFLPSAPVPPVGARLLATLSASGLPEAKDAWVEVREDTLILGREPFGRVPLYWTREGNVIWFASRLQTLLAVKPQRDISIPGFYGYTCFSYVPTPLTPVAEVYNVPAGTEIVWQFTDSGLTESRNQYQWRSQPQQVRDETEAVTRLQGLLEEAIGSQIGHLPSEPVGVFLSGGLDSSVVAALLVRMRVQVRGYTLDFGSDCEPEWPYAEQVANWLKIPLVKVPVTPKRVRKAMAATAQALDMPFGDGVTVPLYLLSEAAAQDTSVVFNGEGGDQLFAGWTNKPMIAAGIYSQEHPEDKGNFTEQYLRTFHRLAGYEAAVFPERVQAVLADIDPGDWLQEALDPSFSEGLLHRLRRATLMLKGAQNIHPRATALGRWWGLDVRSPFCHLPLAEYQFQLTGDLFLRGSCEKYILKLAAESWLPPEIIWRQKRGMGVPLTHWCLNKMWPEVYRWLNPEVLRAEGRFNPDLLMQTLQGKFGGNIYSRRIGEILWLLLMWQLWRTEVFGEPAAQASPLSLVIGHLSLLRQKTGF
- a CDS encoding DUF3859 domain-containing protein, which produces MNQKLNGYQLEQVVAEVERLHQNRQEELNREQVQEILRELNLPDDLLDEALVQVQQRAALAQQKRRYVWLSVGAIAGLVVILAGGGLWMYSANQQIAGISSYEDSLSLAVEKSRNIREINRQDSPEVYYHVTLQNAPLGRKLSLRCDWLDPTGQVAHQNRYETKEIDKPVWPTYCRYRFPTGAQVGQWEVRLLGGERLISSETFIVK
- a CDS encoding calcium/sodium antiporter, whose translation is MELLIWIGVFIVSLAVLVKSSDYFTEAAEKIGLLLGMPSFIIGVTIVAVGTSLPELVSSIIAVQQNSSEIVLGNVVGSNIANIFLIIGLASVISKKMDIYYELIHVDLPLFVGSAFVLALTVYDGKFTIGEALICIACYLVYLLYTISSTDGSESEAESSESNKKPKGSLVNQIIIVAVSAIFLFFGADYTIESITKISEIINIGKELIAVTAVAVGTSLPELIVSVSAAKKGNPEIAVGNVLGSNIFNALMVMGIPALIGPLTLPANLLQLSVPVMLVATLLFFFVTQDKQVTQWEGWLFFLLYAWFTGNLFGFL